Below is a genomic region from Xiphophorus hellerii strain 12219 chromosome 17, Xiphophorus_hellerii-4.1, whole genome shotgun sequence.
GCGCTAATAGCCTTTTAGTTAGCGATACCCACCCCTGCTACcaaatccaataaaataaaacttgctaGTAAGACAGAAATGCGttgaattaaacatttaatccaGATTTAAGTCTCATTTTGCAGCAGCcctgttgtttttgctgctgccCCCTGGGATTATATCGCTCTGCTAATTCCTCTGAGCTTCTGTCAGGAAACGGCGTGTCGACAGTAATGAGACGAAGAAAGGAAGATTTACTGTCACGGCCTCTGAATGGTTGCCTGGAGGCCACAAAGGAAGCTGATGTAAACAGCACAGAGTGTAAATGTGTCCATGTGCTGCTCCACTGGGACGTCATTAAACGCATCAGTTcataaagctaaagctaaacaGCAGGAGTTCAGAACAAAATGAAGCTAAAGACAGAAGCAGAAACGTTCAAGGACAAACTCTAAAATGACGTCATCCACCAGTGGTGCAGGAGAAAACTGAATatacagacagagaaaaaaacatattggcCATTGAAAATGTCAAGATGGCAGACCTTTTTCAAGATGGTGCTGTGGTTGTCaagaacaattattttatcataGATGAATGCTTTTGTGTCAAATCTGACATAACTGGGCCAGTAGAAATCTTTTCAAGATGGCCACCATGGTTGTAATGGAGAATATATGTTTGCACTGATATCCTGCCAATGGTGGACATGctgattttaaacttgtttcCAGATGAAATGTTTACAGTGCTGTGCTGCAGTAAGAGCGGCGTGTTGCCATCTCCGTTgaacctgtttctgtttttagctgGTGGGAGAAAGAGGAGCTCCAGCCGGTGATGAAGACCAGCCGCTCTTCCTCCTGCCCCGACCCGGAGACTCTGGGCCTCCCCAGGattcctcttcctcatcctccctcGCCTCCTTCCTCACCACCAGaggaaaacctgaaaacagCTGAGAGCCGCCAGGTGAGGGCGGCTTCCAAAAGCTAAAgaaaactttcatttctttaGATTTACACTAATTATCAGGGTTAAAGATAATAAATGACAACGAGGGAAAAACTCCAATTGTTTTGTGGAAACTATTTAAAATGgggaagaaaggaaaacattccATTCAAATAAGGCAGGTGAGTTAAGTGAGGAAAAACCTGGGATTGATTTCAGGATTTTCCAGGTCTGGAAAAGTTTAGAAGAATTCCAGATTCATTCCCGGCTCTGCTGGATAAACGCTCCGTCTCCTTTCTTATCCTTCTCTCTTTGGTTCCTCCCTTGTTTCCTTTGCTCTTTCTGTCCTTGTCGTCTGACTTTCCTTGGTTACTTTCATCCTTCCTTATCTCCTTcgtttcttccttccttcctaaACGGACCTCATTCCCACTATTATGCACGGTAGAggttctgtgatgctgtgggcccgTTTCTCTTCTAAATACCTAATGCCACTGAGAAACAGGTCGATTTAAACggcagggtcagaggtcacggcGTTCTGTTTGGTCCAAACTCAGCATGGTGTCCCTCATGGCGGTTCCAGGTGACCCAGAGGATCGGCGCCGTCCTGACCCGGCTGCTGAGGCGGGACCGAGCGGACTTCGGGGAAGAGAGGGAAGCCGAGCTGCACCTTTACGTGGTTTCTCAGACCTCCACCCTGTACCTCCACCTGCAGAGCTGCTGGAACAGCTTCGTCATCGTGGGTCGAGACTCAGAGGTCAGTCTGGTTCTGTTGTCTCTTGTCTGACAGCCGGACGTCTGTGTGTCCAGAAGTCGACCCGGCTCCTGGATCCGGTCTACAGGAGGAGAAGCACGCCGTCGTCCGACTCCATCAGGTTGGAACAACGGATCTTTTATTTCAGAAGTGAATTAAACTCTCTGGTCTTCAGTGATCTGACCGTCTCTTCTAACTAAACGCTGGATTATTAATCTGGGAGCATCAGAGATTTCCCAGTGAAACACGGCGCAGCACCACAAGAGTCCAGACAGGAACGGACATGAAGAAACTCATTTCTCATCTAAATCAGCCAGTAGATCCAAATAGTGTGATTCTCTTCTCTGCACAACCAAAAATTACACCTGCAAACAAAAGATCCATCAGTCTAAAAGTCCTTGTTACGTTCTTCGtctttttccaccttttctttgttccttccttccaccattttctttctccctcaTCCCTCgtttttggaagaaaacttCAAGACATTGCAAGTTGGAGACGCTCCTTCATTCCTCCATCCTGTCCTCCTTCTTTAGTTAATTCTACCTTTGTCTTTCCTTcctctgtttttccttttcaggaAGAAGAGAAAACTGCAGAAGCACCAAATGTGGCCCAGACCATACTGGTGTTGTCCCAGTTGGTCAAACAAGCCATGTTTCTAATTGTTAGgcaaattttgacaaaaaaactaacaaaagaCGAGAAAAATAGGCGTGTTTCTGTGAACCAGATCATGCAAAGCATCATTATATTTAATGTCGACACTATGAAGtttgtgcctctggtaaggcacaaaTTACAAGCAGCTCATCAGCCATagttttgaaatcagggaacatCTCTCAAAGTGTCCGGTCCATGActcttattattattgattgactgactgactgacttagCTGCTTTTGAGCTGTACACTGTgcatatatttgaaaatgttctggtCTACATGCCTGCGACAGactgacctgtccaggtgaccccgcctctaggtgaccccgcctctcgcccagaacattatctggagaggcagcagctcctcctgaccccattagagacaaggtgttagaaaatgaatggatgaatgtcTGGTCTCCACCCAGTGGACCAGTAGACCATGACTTGTACTGGTCTCCTTGTACTGGTCTCCACCAGCCTCAGACAGAAAGATGCTGGAGTCTGTTTGGTCTCTGCAGCGCGGAGCGGACGGCTCACCTGTTCGCTCAGCTGAGTTCGGAGCTGCTGCAGGACGGCATCACCGTGGAGAACCGGTACCTTCTGCTGCAGGAGCTGAGGACAGCGGCTCACCGCAACGTCACGCTGAGGAGGCTCTTTTGGAGGGTGAGACGTTACGATAAAGAGAACAGACAGAGTGAAAATACCTGGAAATGTGGACAGAAATCAAgatttttatccatttatttttgttcccaGTCCGGTGAGGCGTTTGTCTTCCTGGTTCAGACTCTGGAGGAATGTCTTCATGGCTGTCAGAGTTTCAGCAGATTTCACACCACAGATCAGCTACTGTAAGAGACTCATGTTGACAGTtccaacctccaccaccagggggcagatTTAGGTCAGGCTCAGGTTATTAACCTCCAACAGGTCAAAGTATGCTACTTAGCATAGTGAATCAGTGCACTACTGACTCACCAAGTAGCATACTTAGCTTAGCATAGAATGGTAATTTAATTACTGATGATAGAGATTTAAGCTAGGCTAACAGCTATAAATTTAAGCTAGCGCTATAGAGATTTAAGCTAGGCTAATGCCACAGTAAATTGGGTTTGAATTAGGGCAGTTTTGCTACGTTTTACCCATAGATGAGGTTTGACTTTAAATATTGTTGTTCTTTGTTGATTAAAGGAAGGCCAGAAAAATTCAGATGGTGAGACAGTGGTGAGGTGTACGACTGGATGGACTCATATTTTTATGCTCTGGAGAAATCAGCTTAATTGAGCGTAGCTAATAAAACGTCAGGTTAAGGTTTCACATCCAGCTCTAAATGCGTTTAAAGTTGCTTGAATCCCATTTTCAGCAgatatttgtgctaatgttGCCAATCTCTTTCAGGCTGAGTACGCTGATCATCCAGACGTTCGCCATCATGTTCAGAGAGACGGAGGTGGAAGTGTCCAGGAGCAGCCTGCTCTTCGCCAACAGGTAAACACAAAACTGTTTCTGTCCAAGGATTTTCCTTCTCCAGTTGCTGAACAGCTGCCAGGTGGTGCttacttaatttattttcacacattatgtggatgtgtgagctgatgtttttaataattcaaaaatcAATTAACTAAAAACTCAagatttttcatatattttaaaatcagttcactagtgaaaaataaattagcagTAGCTTCAGAGTTGCCAACTTGAACTAACAGAAGTCAACTTGGAAAcatgttgaggaaaaaaatactgaaatttacAAAAAGTGAGGAAATTTCTGTAGCTGAATAATTCAACATGTATTATggtaaatctttttaaaaaggaataaatttacatctaaaacaaaaacaaaaaaacaagaaaataaaaacatttgtaagaattttcttttaaaatttctgttatgaaaagtcaaaaatttgtaagaaaaaaaacgagGAAAAACTTGGaactttgaaaagtaaaaaatttacaacttttcaaattctgaaattttcaagtttttttctagaaaatttctgagattaatctgaaaatttctgatatttttctagtaaatttttgtattttcaaacttttccttaattttttttttttgcagaaatgtattccttttttattttggctctAATACAGGGTCATATTTTTCAGCTTTAGAAATTTCCTCACCTTTTGAACGTTTGTCATTTTTCTTACCGTTTCCAAATCGACTCCAGATTGTTTAGGCTGACAGTTTTGCTCTGTCTGTTCTAAATCTAAGGCTAATTTATGATATTTCACCAGTTTTCAGCTAAATGTTTGAGCACTCGCTGCATTCTCCCAGGATAAACGGTGTTTCCTCCTGCAGAGGGGCTCTGATCTCCAGACTGCTGCTCGCCTTCGTTTGTGATCCTGACGGTGAGAAGCAGAGTCGAGGCTCCGCGTCTGACTCAGAGGTAAACTGGTTCACATCAGAGATTTATTAAAATCTGTCATAAAACAACCAGTTAGACTCTAACctgcatctctgcagctccaggaTTTAGTCTCAGAGTACCTGGATGCTGCCTGCTCTCTGCTgtttgagctgctgctgctgggctaCCAGGTGAGTTCTGGCAGGAAGTTCACAACTTTCAGTTCTGGTAAAGAAATATCTATAAATATTCCCGTCTACATCTATCCATAGATCTCTCCAAACTAAACACATCAAATCTAAAAGACAAAAGTTCCGggatgtaaacttctggtttcagctggAAATGCTGAGTTTTGCTGATGGAGGTTTTATAAACTGTTGGTTCAAATAGATAACTTGGTTCTGATCAGTGGACTGAAAATGCCTTCAGAACCTCCGGGCCTACTGAACGATTTACAAAATGCTTAGTTTTTAGGAACGTTCTTTCTGTTTCAGACCAGCCGATGTTTCCCTGGAGAGAACTTCATGTCCGTGTCGTGGATCCTGGGAGTCCTTCAGCCTCACCCCCACCTGGTAAGCCTTCCTCACAGGAGTCCAGCCGTTCAGCTCCTCCAGGTAACCTCAGTCTGTCCTCCGCAGCTGCCCTTCATCCGCCACCAGGcccagctgctggttctggttctgtcggaccagaccgggtcggttctgagCCCGGCGGAGTCCGTTCTGTTGTTCCAGCGCTGTCGCCTCCTGCTGGCCTGTCTGCAGTACAACAACCAGCTGGCTCAGCACCTGCAGCTAAACTTCAGAGAGGAATTCAGGTCGGAGATCCAGAGCCTGCACTGCCGCCTAGTGGCAAACACAGCATACTGCAGGAGAGCGGATAGGCCCAATTAGTATAATATATTAACCAAGGCAGACAAtagtagatagaaaaaaggagaaaatttacacaaaaagatgaatttaaaacattttctaaaaaaaataaataaatacgtaaaataaaattctggccttgaaaattcaaaaatctgctagaaaaaaacagaaatttgagattaagcttaaaaaaagagaaatttgtgATCTTATAAAGTTGTAAATTTTCGAGAAAAAATTCCCATTTTGAGGTTTATTGCCAGAAAAAACAGTATATTTCATAACATAtggttattatttttgtcagcCAATAAATCTATAAGTTATATTTAAGTATGTACAGCAGCTGGAATCACGACACAGCCTACAACTTTCACTTTTCAACTGTTTTGATGATTCATAGTTTCTTTCTGCTCAGCAGATTCGCAGTGACTCCGTCCAGCGCCGAGCAGAAGCTGCAGCCTCGTTATCCGATCTGCAAGCCGACTGTGAGACTCATTCAGCGCATCGTGACGCTCATCCAGCGCAGCTGAGCCCACAGGAAGCTAGAAGTTCACTACAGAAACAAAACGCTCAGACAGAATGTGCCTTTAGCGTCTTTATCAGTGGCAGGAATGATGCTGCTGCAGGTCCGATAACATCCACCTGATTGGTTCTGTGGGTAATCAATAAATTATCAGTTTCACAGCAAATCAAACTGGAATCGCTGATTTGTTCAGTAatatttgggatttttttttaaaaatggttcactttgtttattaataaaaaataatttttacaagtTATTATTTTGCTCCATAAGCGACACCAGAGTCTGGAGAGCTGGAGGTTTCATCCTGTAAACAATTCATCCTGGAAACGATTCATCCTGGAAACGATTCATCCTGGAAACGATTCATCCTGGAAACGATTCGTCATGGAAACGATTCGTCATGGAAACGATTCGTCCCGGAAACGATCCGTCCCGGAAACGATCCGTCCCGGAAACGATTCATCCCGGAAACGATCCGTCCCGGAAACGATCCGTCCCGGAAACGATTCATCCCGGAAACGATCCGTCCCGGAAACAATTCATCATGGAAACGATTCATCATGGAAACGATTCATCCTGGAAACGATTCCTGATGGAGTTCCTACTGAAAAACTGGGACTGGAGAGACTTTAATCAGTTTCTGCACCgttcatccatccgttcatccaacCAACCGTTCATCCATCCAAAAATTGTAAAGATCTTTTTTAATGAGTCCATTCAgacagtaaaacaacaaaattcatAACAATAAGAATTGACATATTTATCACACAAAAGTAAATCTATTAAGTTTATTAATGATCGATTTATTGATTGCAgtttacagaaaacaacattCAGTTGCTCATACATTAGAATTTAacattgaaaaacagaaatattaaattcatcagacacaaaaggttattgataaaaaggatgaaagtttagtggaaggaaaatatccatataaaatgaaatattggaTGTTATCATCAAAACTAACAGaagttaagtttattttttatgtaaagctGCAATAAATTTTAAACTTGTTGATTTTCAGTCTCTACATTAAAGTAAAACTTCAATTTAAACCGACATCAAAaggaaatttgacaaaaatatataaacatgaatttttaacaatatccatccatccatccatcttcttccgcttatccgaggtcgggtggcgggggtagcagcttcagaactTCCCTCAGACTTCCCTCAGCCCAGAcagcccagacttccctctccccggccacttcttccagctcttccgggggaatcctgaggcgttcccaggccagccgagagacatagtccctccagcatgtcctgggtcttccccggggcctcctcccggtgggacgtgcccggaacacctcaccagggaggcgtccaggaggcatcctgaccagatgcccgagcctcaactggctcctctcgatgtgaaggagcagcggctctactctgagtccctcccggatgactgagcttctcaccctatctctaagggagagcccagccaccctacggagaaaacccatttcggccgcttgtatccgcgatctcgttctttcggtcatgacccaaagctcatgaccatagacgagggtgggaacgtagatcaaccggtaaatcgagagcttcgctttatggctcagctctctcttcaccacgacggaccggtacagcgcccgcttaacggcagacgctgcaccaatccgcctgtcgacctcccgctcccttcttcccccattcgtgaacaagatcccgagatacttaaactcctccacttggggcaggacacccccctgacccggagaaggcattctacccttttccggctcaagaccatggcctcggatttggaggcactgatccccatcccggccgcttcacactcggctgagaaccgctccagcgagagctgcagatcatgacctgatgaggccaataggaccacatcgtctgcaaaaagcagagatgagatcctaaggccaccaaatcggatcccctcaacaccttggctggtctagaaattctgtccatgaaagtgatgaacagaatcggtgacaaagggcagccctggcggagtccaactctc
It encodes:
- the c17h12orf56 gene encoding uncharacterized protein C12orf56 homolog isoform X3; protein product: MARSRSDFLPLLPRRNARLDSFLKRNTERALYERIRTYEPCVVVSDVINKVYMYAVLSDERVYLTEFPPRALTAAVSLERVRDIELVNDLPDFLSSKDRERCQHIRITYIPERPAEKQHDWLQREKGEGLPPVAPPSRRASHCPIRIHDLKGYPADSWWEKEELQPVMKTSRSSSCPDPETLGLPRIPLPHPPSPPSSPPEENLKTAESRQVTQRIGAVLTRLLRRDRADFGEEREAELHLYVVSQTSTLYLHLQSCWNSFVIKSTRLLDPVYRRRSTPSSDSISAERTAHLFAQLSSELLQDGITVENRYLLLQELRTAAHRNVTLRRLFWRSGEAFVFLVQTLEECLHGCQSFSRFHTTDQLLLSTLIIQTFAIMFRETEVEVSRSSLLFANRGALISRLLLAFVCDPDGEKQSRGSASDSELQDLVSEYLDAACSLLFELLLLGYQTSRCFPGENFMSVSWILGVLQPHPHLVSLPHRSPAVQLLQVTSVCPPQLPFIRHQAQLLVLVLSDQTGSVLSPAESVLLFQRCRLLLACLQYNNQLAQHLQLNFREEFRFAVTPSSAEQKLQPRYPICKPTVRLIQRIVTLIQRS
- the c17h12orf56 gene encoding uncharacterized protein C12orf56 homolog isoform X1, translated to MARSRSDFLPLLPRRNARLDSFLKRNTERALYERIRTYEPCVVVSDVINKVYMYAVLSDERVYLTEFPPRALTAAVSLERVRDIELVNDLPDFLSSKDRERCQHIRITYIPERPAEKQHDWLQREKGEGLPPVAPPSRRASHCPIRIHDLKGYPADSWWEKEELQPVMKTSRSSSCPDPETLGLPRIPLPHPPSPPSSPPEENLKTAESRQVTQRIGAVLTRLLRRDRADFGEEREAELHLYVVSQTSTLYLHLQSCWNSFVIKSTRLLDPVYRRRSTPSSDSISAERTAHLFAQLSSELLQDGITVENRYLLLQELRTAAHRNVTLRRLFWRVRRYDKENRQSENTWKCGQKSRFLSIYFCSQSGEAFVFLVQTLEECLHGCQSFSRFHTTDQLLLSTLIIQTFAIMFRETEVEVSRSSLLFANRGALISRLLLAFVCDPDGEKQSRGSASDSELQDLVSEYLDAACSLLFELLLLGYQTSRCFPGENFMSVSWILGVLQPHPHLVSLPHRSPAVQLLQVTSVCPPQLPFIRHQAQLLVLVLSDQTGSVLSPAESVLLFQRCRLLLACLQYNNQLAQHLQLNFREEFRFAVTPSSAEQKLQPRYPICKPTVRLIQRIVTLIQRS
- the c17h12orf56 gene encoding uncharacterized protein C12orf56 homolog isoform X4, producing MARSRSDFLPLLPRRNARLDSFLKRNTERALYERIRTYEPCVVVSDVINKVYMYAVLSDERVYLTEFPPRALTAAVSLERVRDIELVNDLPDFLSSKDRERCQHIRITYIPERPAEKQHDWLQREKGEGLPPVAPPSRRASHCPIRIHDLKGYPADSWWEKEELQPVMKTSRSSSCPDPETLGLPRIPLPHPPSPPSSPPEENLKTAESRQVTQRIGAVLTRLLRRDRADFGEEREAELHLYVVSQTSTLYLHLQSCWNSFVIKSTRLLDPVYRRRSTPSSDSISAERTAHLFAQLSSELLQDGITVENRYLLLQELRTAAHRNVTLRRLFWRSGEAFVFLVQTLEECLHGCQSFSRFHTTDQLLLSTLIIQTFAIMFRETEVEVSRSSLLFANRGALISRLLLAFVCDPDGEKQSRGSASDSELQDLVSEYLDAACSLLFELLLLGYQTSRCFPGENFMSVSWILGVLQPHPHLLPFIRHQAQLLVLVLSDQTGSVLSPAESVLLFQRCRLLLACLQYNNQLAQHLQLNFREEFRFAVTPSSAEQKLQPRYPICKPTVRLIQRIVTLIQRS
- the c17h12orf56 gene encoding uncharacterized protein C12orf56 homolog isoform X2 gives rise to the protein MARSRSDFLPLLPRRNARLDSFLKRNTERALYERIRTYEPCVVVSDVINKVYMYAVLSDERVYLTEFPPRALTAAVSLERVRDIELVNDLPDFLSSKDRERCQHIRITYIPERPAEKQHDWLQREKGEGLPPVAPPSRRASHCPIRIHDLKGYPADSWWEKEELQPVMKTSRSSSCPDPETLGLPRIPLPHPPSPPSSPPEENLKTAESRQVTQRIGAVLTRLLRRDRADFGEEREAELHLYVVSQTSTLYLHLQSCWNSFVIKSTRLLDPVYRRRSTPSSDSISAERTAHLFAQLSSELLQDGITVENRYLLLQELRTAAHRNVTLRRLFWRVRRYDKENRQSENTWKCGQKSRFLSIYFCSQSGEAFVFLVQTLEECLHGCQSFSRFHTTDQLLLSTLIIQTFAIMFRETEVEVSRSSLLFANRGALISRLLLAFVCDPDGEKQSRGSASDSELQDLVSEYLDAACSLLFELLLLGYQTSRCFPGENFMSVSWILGVLQPHPHLLPFIRHQAQLLVLVLSDQTGSVLSPAESVLLFQRCRLLLACLQYNNQLAQHLQLNFREEFRFAVTPSSAEQKLQPRYPICKPTVRLIQRIVTLIQRS